The genomic DNA TCACCCCTAGTGCCTCCATCATTGGTTTAAATTTTAAAGCTGTTTCTGCCACTTCTTCAGCTGCATTAGATTCTTGAACAATACCTGCACCAGCAAAAAGCAAGGCTTGATGTCGGTTCATTAACATCGAACGAATCGCCACAATAAACTCACAATCATCATACATATCAATCATGCCTACAGGTGCCCCGTATAAACCACGTGCGCCGAATTCATGCGCTTCAATATAATCTAATGCACGCGCTTTCGGGTAACCCCCAAGTGCAGGTGTTGGATGCAAATCATCTATCAATTCGATATATGATTTTTGTGCAAGTGGGCCACCTATCTCTGTATATAAATGATATAAATGATCATTTTTTAAAATTTTAGGTTCCTTATTATAGTCGACATGCGTCGTAAAAGGTCGTATATCTTCGAGTATGCTTTCGACTACAATTTCATGTTCAACTAAGTTTTTTTCATCTTTCAGAAAAGCTTCGACATGTGCTTGGTCTACTTTTTCATCATGCGTACGACGAATTGTTCCTGCAACGGCTTTCGTAGATAATTCCCCGTTAGTAACTTTAAACAATTGTTCCGGTGTTTGAGATATAAAAACATCTTCTTCGGATTCTAAAACAAATAGATAACTGTTTTTTTCATTTTGTAAAGCCCGATAAAGTATCGTTGGAATACTTAAATCTGCATCAAATTGCACCATACGTCTGCGCGATAACACAATTTTTTCATCATGAGCTAACTGTTCTGTTGTCTTTGCAACTAAAGCTTCCCACTCATCTTTATATATGTCTTCCATACGTTTCACCGGTGGCGGTGTCGTATCTTTTATTTCTATTGTTTCTAAATGATTCAATTGATCGAATAGCGCATTAAATTGATCTATAGAAAACGTTTCTTTTTGTACTGTATAAGTTAAAAACGTTTCATCGTTTACTTGTGATATTAAAACTTCAGGCAAAATAAAGTGATTCACACCAAAACGGCGCCATTCATCCCCCAGACGCTTTGTAGAAAACTGAAACCCCCCACAAATTCGTAAATGATGGCGCTCAGAATCAGGATGGATTAATGCAATGTTGTCTTTAAACTTTTCCCATTCTTTAAAAATAGAGCGTTTATTTGTGAAATCATTTTTAATTTTTGTTGCAACACGGTAACCAAAAAAAGTTGTTTTACTATCATTTAACTGAAAGTAAAAACGATCTCCTGCATCTTCTTTTGACATTTCAAACAACGTAATCGGATCCAATTGCTTTTGCAACTTCACTTCAATCGAAACCCATTGCTGTGTCGTTTGTTTGACCGCATCCATGATTGCCTGTTCACAGACGTCAACAGTCATCTCATTCTCACTTCTTTCATCATAATCAAGTTTCATCCATTACTCCATTCTAACATTTTTAATCGTCGTTGTGTTCGCAAGTGTCTTTCTTATAATATTATTATTGATTTAATAGTAAAATTTATTTATAATAGGCATGTATTATAAATATTATAAAAAGAGGTTATTGATATGGCGACTGAATTTGAAAAACATTCAACATTTCACAAATACTGGTTACTCATGCGCCCACATACACTCACTGCTTCTGTTGTTCCAGTTTTAGTCGGAACTGCAACTGCTAAACTTTTTTTATTAGGCAGCGAAGATCATTTACGCTTTAGTCTATTCTTAGCAATGTTGGTCGCTTGTTTACTCATCCAAGCTGCTACGAACATGTTTAATGAATACTATGACTTTAAAAAAGGTCTAGATGATCATGAGTCAGTTGGTATCGGTGGTGCCATTGTCCGTAACGGCATGACACCTGGACACGTTTTAAGACTCGCACTCATTTTTTACGTCATCGCAGCTTTACTTGGACTATACTTAGCAATCCAAACTTCATTTTGGTTAATACCTGTCGGACTTTTATGTATGGCAGTAGGCTACCTTTATACAGGCGGGCCATTCCCAATCTCATGGACGCCCCTTGGTGAATTATTCTCTGGTGTATTCATGGGGATGATTATTATCGTCATCGCTTTTTACATACAAACAGGCAATCTTCAAAACTATGCTTTTTGGATTAGCATTCCAATTGTAATTACTATCGGCCTCATTAATATGGCTAATAATATTCGTGACCGCGTCAAAGACAAACAAAGCGGTCGTCGTACATTGCCTATTTTATTAGGCAAACGTGGCTCGCTTATTTTTATGGCAACATGCTACATTTTAGCATATCTATTCGTGATTTATACGGCACTTTTCAAAGATGGTGGATCCCTCTTCTATTTACTTGCATTGTTAAGTTTTCCACTGCCAATCAAAGTTTATCGCCGTTTCAAAAAGAACGATACGCCACAAACAATGATGCCGGCAATGGCAGCAGCAGGAAAAACAAATACATTTTTCGGTGTTTTGTATGCATTAGGCATTTATATCAGCGCTTTACTGGGTGGCGTATAAAACCTCCAGTACGCATTCATTTTATGTGATTAATTTTTAAATCATGACGGGTGTGGAAGTACGAAATCTCGCTTCAATGATGAGATGTCACTTCCCACCCTTTTCTTTTTTCAAAAGTCTCTTGTAGACTATCAATTTCATTGTAATGATATATAGCGATATATACAAATGTTTTAATCCGCTTTAATTTGAATTAACTGATGGCGATAATTAAAAAATTGTCGATAGCTTAAATAAGTTGCAACAAGCGCTGAAATGATCGTTGCCGTTGTATGAATAAAAACAACCATGAGTTGAAATTTAATCGCTTGTAAAGGTGGAACACCGGCAATAATAAGCCCAGTCATCATTCCTGGAATAGAGACTAGCCCGTATGTTTTTACTGAGTCGATTGTCGGAACAATTGCTACTTTAATACTCTCACTAATTGCATCTTTTGCAGCTAATGAAGGTCCCGCACCTAACGATAATTTTGCTTCAATAGATTCTGTCTCTTTCGTAAAAATCCGATCTAAATTTTGATAACTCAAATTAATCGCAATCATCCCGTTACTCCCTACCATACCAGCAACCGGAATAATTTCATTCGGCTTAAAGCTTATCGCACCAGTTAACAGAACGCCTCCTAAAGAAAGAACAGCACCTGTCATTATTCCAGCAAACGAAACCCAAAAAACATGGTGCATAATTTTTGAAGCACGTTTTCGTGTATTCGCTGCAGCATTAATCATAATGACTACTATCAAAGCAATAACAATCCATACTTGTTCTAACTTGAAGACAAATTCTAACAAATAACCAATAATGACCAACTGAATCACTGCACGTATCGCAGCAATAATTAAATCTTTTGCGATATGCAATCTTTCTTTAAAAGAAATCAGTATCGGAATCAATAACAATAAAGACGTTAACAACAAAGAAGTTGTACTCATCATAATCATTGTTCCTCCTTTGTGATGGTGCCGTTTGTAATCTCAAGTTGTCGATGAAAATGACGGTGACTTTGCTCTGTATTATGTGTAATCCACATCACAGACATTCCTTCTTTGACTAAATCAAAAATAAACTTTTCGATTTTTTTGCTATTAATATCATCTAGCGCACTCGTCGCTTCATCCAGTAAAAGCAAATCTGGCTTGAACATCAATTGACGCGCAATCGTCACGCGCTGTTTTTCACCGCCCGACATATGATGAACAGAGTCTGAAAGTTTATATTTTTTTAAGCCCATCGCATCTAATAAATATTTCGCACGTGATTTATCAAATCCTTCTTTTCGTGCGTGTGATGGAAAAATGAGATTATCTCGTATTGTATCACCGAAGAGTTCAACCGATTGTGGTAAATAACTAATTTTTTGTCTTAAAGCTTCTGGTTCGTATGTTTCATAAAGCTCATTTTTAAACTGTATCGTTCCTTCCGTTGGACTAATCAAATCAGCTACTATTCTTAATAGCGTACTTTTTCCGCTACCAGAAGGTCCTACAACTGCAATTGCTTCACCTTGATCTACACGGAAACTGACATGATCTAAAATCCGCTGATCATCGATACAGTAACTCACATTTTTTACGTCAAGCATCTACCTTGTTCCCACCTTTATATTTCATATAGCGATAACGATGACCGTACAACATTTTATCTTTTATTGTTTCAAAGCCCATTTTTCGATAGAGTTGGTATGCCTTTTCATTGATATATTCACAATTCAAGCCCCATGTCGCGTGATTATCAGATGATAAAAGGTAGCGCATTAACTGACGCGCAATACCACGTCCTCGAAACTCAGGAAATGTCGCAATTGACTCAATATAAATATCATCTTCATCTGCCTCTAACACAGGTAAAGGCGTCGTATGTTCAAGTTCAATAGGCGTATCAAACTGTAAACGCTCCCATTCTTTCTCATATTGTGCTTCATTTTTCCCAGGATATGCCACAATCATACCTGCTACTTGTTGGTTTACCTCATAGACATGAACATGTGTCAATGCATTTCGATAATGCACATCCGTAATACTTTTCATCAGTGCATGGATAACGGTCGATTTAGCATAACGTTGCACAATTTCCAATTCCATATCTTGCCATATCATGTAGGTCAATTCTGCAATCGCATGTGCGTCTTCATAAGTTG from Staphylococcus schleiferi includes the following:
- a CDS encoding isochorismate synthase; this translates as MTVDVCEQAIMDAVKQTTQQWVSIEVKLQKQLDPITLFEMSKEDAGDRFYFQLNDSKTTFFGYRVATKIKNDFTNKRSIFKEWEKFKDNIALIHPDSERHHLRICGGFQFSTKRLGDEWRRFGVNHFILPEVLISQVNDETFLTYTVQKETFSIDQFNALFDQLNHLETIEIKDTTPPPVKRMEDIYKDEWEALVAKTTEQLAHDEKIVLSRRRMVQFDADLSIPTILYRALQNEKNSYLFVLESEEDVFISQTPEQLFKVTNGELSTKAVAGTIRRTHDEKVDQAHVEAFLKDEKNLVEHEIVVESILEDIRPFTTHVDYNKEPKILKNDHLYHLYTEIGGPLAQKSYIELIDDLHPTPALGGYPKARALDYIEAHEFGARGLYGAPVGMIDMYDDCEFIVAIRSMLMNRHQALLFAGAGIVQESNAAEEVAETALKFKPMMEALGVTEYD
- a CDS encoding 1,4-dihydroxy-2-naphthoate polyprenyltransferase → MATEFEKHSTFHKYWLLMRPHTLTASVVPVLVGTATAKLFLLGSEDHLRFSLFLAMLVACLLIQAATNMFNEYYDFKKGLDDHESVGIGGAIVRNGMTPGHVLRLALIFYVIAALLGLYLAIQTSFWLIPVGLLCMAVGYLYTGGPFPISWTPLGELFSGVFMGMIIIVIAFYIQTGNLQNYAFWISIPIVITIGLINMANNIRDRVKDKQSGRRTLPILLGKRGSLIFMATCYILAYLFVIYTALFKDGGSLFYLLALLSFPLPIKVYRRFKKNDTPQTMMPAMAAAGKTNTFFGVLYALGIYISALLGGV
- a CDS encoding ABC transporter permease; the encoded protein is MMSTTSLLLTSLLLLIPILISFKERLHIAKDLIIAAIRAVIQLVIIGYLLEFVFKLEQVWIVIALIVVIMINAAANTRKRASKIMHHVFWVSFAGIMTGAVLSLGGVLLTGAISFKPNEIIPVAGMVGSNGMIAINLSYQNLDRIFTKETESIEAKLSLGAGPSLAAKDAISESIKVAIVPTIDSVKTYGLVSIPGMMTGLIIAGVPPLQAIKFQLMVVFIHTTATIISALVATYLSYRQFFNYRHQLIQIKAD
- a CDS encoding ATP-binding cassette domain-containing protein: MLDVKNVSYCIDDQRILDHVSFRVDQGEAIAVVGPSGSGKSTLLRIVADLISPTEGTIQFKNELYETYEPEALRQKISYLPQSVELFGDTIRDNLIFPSHARKEGFDKSRAKYLLDAMGLKKYKLSDSVHHMSGGEKQRVTIARQLMFKPDLLLLDEATSALDDINSKKIEKFIFDLVKEGMSVMWITHNTEQSHRHFHRQLEITNGTITKEEQ
- a CDS encoding GNAT family N-acetyltransferase — protein: MIRKATYEDAHAIAELTYMIWQDMELEIVQRYAKSTVIHALMKSITDVHYRNALTHVHVYEVNQQVAGMIVAYPGKNEAQYEKEWERLQFDTPIELEHTTPLPVLEADEDDIYIESIATFPEFRGRGIARQLMRYLLSSDNHATWGLNCEYINEKAYQLYRKMGFETIKDKMLYGHRYRYMKYKGGNKVDA